In Brienomyrus brachyistius isolate T26 chromosome 14, BBRACH_0.4, whole genome shotgun sequence, the following proteins share a genomic window:
- the zfyve26 gene encoding zinc finger FYVE domain-containing protein 26 isoform X2 — protein sequence MCSNEQAPTEDRKMHPFSCEEDSSMKQLFNFFRLCLQCGDWELAQACVPQLNNTTHISTHCLKDILKSLVTCPYVLKWETVGSPHRLAWLWLKTSERWAHEQVAVRVKKELEFLLIMEELEDSEPEKVLKELHQAFKSVLTEKKAAAVILSAEAECCLGALLDRCRPRLAQALVHFLQDHRADDVACDRNRQLQDAFIHFLLAKVQQSGNAEVDWEEKLYSALAVMPWGPEPVEGQLHDLCRALWAASTGLLSEERVLSSLLRPRSHAALSFYCSLAVQFQRDKLLKDVATSQVDLSEAGKLMLGLCCHADRVSAWKAICFDCLSSNKHFLDQVLITALDLIRREEFSSVKDLTAGEFQPLSRLLLLLGWTHLQSLGSAQKLLETLHHSQALANDSVLKDFVDGLSSQLAVLEWCAKNSPGTPSAALLAQLHTLDSHSSLFILQSLTPLPQLDERRVLELFGLAHSPNSGDADTAHPVDAPNLSARRNVVLFQGFCAMKYALYAICVNAHKYSGCKDCLVAKQSQELESNVEQDQTAALTQGFSVLFQYYLSECQLYLEAVPALFRLELLENIFSLLFLSSADFVLSPERDIDHGLSHEQHLPSACDLEQSNSPEFRKEIIGGGVVVDGLKIHLEPRDDWTLREPQHPGRDTLQNLLCNYVDLGHFIQGCKGFLVDTVAMEGFLKLLRESLEGVCVVGQRDGQEEGRALAGEEEMAESLGCSVTPETFGTRLQRLSKRIAEAHWRLQVITSNHGSSSSSDGQIPTTKLVSPVPSLKHDGGTKRRKKTRRHRTERLFSAEQHNGEVSTSTSDGGGGVATAHTEQEACPCGGPHSWLIPAMLSSPESLLISCIRRGNFLEAHQVSLMFGLDGSACSGELVFMEHHQDVLVELGCVEQKIENQVADGSASGRSRLGSSGRSTLQAIGSAAAAGMAFYSISDMADMLLSTPGRPVPSLEEGYWLNHKVPDPSGMLHALLEELSPASMATFDLACCHCLLWKTSRQLLETAERRLNIPLEERGVRTDSTGPHSHGIKGFPAVLQQISKIINHTVSGKGSARAEVPSEESAAASPFGCSARDVLLCLHPVLTEEAISARLSLAQHLEQTLCTLASATDSAADGRVGGGLLAALVEQASLKQSELDSHPVRSQMKQLLRTLDQLCPYEPDSAPFRPDYVRSFLDYVNTLAVVLVRSLSSEDQTSEVKLGNPLLVLLQLPSQLLSHLLFDRQVSPTRVSSLLEQEGLGLNIQQVIVQRCCETLPVWETCCESMGETERTTGGLLSLNSVKVFLQKYSQDHPLTVRPGSCDALPSSDSDASPEEATSLSSTASSSQSSPASSSSSSSLLLTPSSLSFLKSHSPILAVLACLSACRGGTGRTGSAWPSLPAYFRSGRKEGVLDIEQVAREADALLRDLPILHAYLQTMAQPVLGPAGSPEGTGAVSSLSVALCGLPLASLLLSGLHQASASSAAAGAFQQALTTQDVERALNLLELYGRDSHQERILRDSLLACSALQEGNRTMELLFRVEDAELRARVALQGLEQWPLASCLELLRFCLSDGNTECSLKEELELKKQELQIYQRMLNLQPPLPWATWQELKVQSGCNTEAVFSLMLEANEFQLCGQWVQLYPVAMQLRLQLQTKHLLHLLERGQMEEAFQLLESLTDSALCLEVCEHALDRRPGLAACHFLADYLTLHFQDGMSPARRHLIHALHLGSKVLLTLAPDAQDDYFPLLSNPLLMLEQLLMNLKVDWAAVAVRTLRGLLLGQECIISPGDIDALLSSYARKALEFPYAPRERIRSDSVISLQDVLMQCPAQESSSSSASVETSPSTSGSTPVHTPSSGGGRRTRPTAHFTPPEKPPSRKDWIPDDQQSVCMVCLRERFTMFNRRHHCRRCGRLVCQACSGHRMSVEGFAEDSSRVCDQCYSYFHPVTDEEMEPAEAGSPLNNEECFGGVLTLPEVPRRQYRLSMDPAENLQLQSEFYYEQAPSASLCIAILSLHSDHVVCGHQLIDHCHSLSRGLTNPEVDARLLTDIMRQLLFSAKLMFVKAGQSQDLALCDSYISKVDVLKILVAANYKYVPSLDDISESAAITRLRNQLLEAEYYQLAVEVSTKSALDPSGVWHAWGIASLKAGSLTIAREKFARCLKAPVDRNQLNRGPRLLREIIQHLESIVWSSHTQYAEEDILASLRELEETLADPGLQDRSNGQGQQNCYYEECLYYLHHYGTHLAIVSFHMRHDDMKGALLHLRSKECPEEVFLEGVLQPSLEQGRLGALQGLLEGLDPSLENWSHYLIASCQFLQRRGHFHTLYQLQQFMMDHVRAAMTCIRFFAHGAKSYLQLGEQQRWLVRAKEHLRTYLQEQQGRCSSRRKSSSTFRKKMSSSDVSRHMNTIELQLEVTRFLHRCESSAGSGPTPQTQHPASNAPPPTLFGGSPMKIDVACKVMLGGKNIEEGFGIAYRVIQDFQLESLAVYMRTGQWLVRQRQYGAVRQLLRCVGESGAATKNDCDRIVLSCVSAADKGPADAKELESLILESKSVENKINAYLLCSKLRAAYLLAVKLEASRAGPLVEEVMQAAEKTGDSIMQDICRQWLAEHQDRPPRPQGRSNAR from the exons ATGTGCTCCAATGAGCAGGCCCCGACGGAGGATCGCAAAATGCACCCGTTCTCTTGTGAGGAGGACAGCTCTATGAAGCAGCTCTTCAATTTTTTCAGGCTGTGCTTACAGTGTGGGGACTGGGAGCTTGCCCAAGCGTGTGTGCCTCAGCTTAATAACACCACACACATAAGCACACACTGCTTGAAGGACATTTTAAAATCCTTAGTGACCTGTCCATATGTGCTCAA GTGGGAGACGGTGGGCAGTCCGCACAGACTGGCATGGCTGTGGCTAAAGACTTCAGAGAGATGGGCACATGAGCAG GTTGCTGTGCGGGTTAAGAAGGAACTAGAGTTTCTTCTGAtcatggaggagctggaggactcGGAACCAGAGAAAGTACTTAAG GAACTGCACCAGGCTTTCAAGAGTGTCCTGACAGAGAAGAAGGCGGCGGCGGTGATACTGAGTGCAGAGGCTGAGTGTTGTCTTGGGGCGCTGCTGGATAGATGTAGGCCCAGGCTTGCTCAGGCCTTGGTCCATTTCCTGCAAGACCACAGAGCTGATGATGTTGCATGTGATAGGAACCGCCAGCTGCAGGATGCCTTCATCCACTTCCTGTTGGCAAAAGTGCAACAGTCGGGGAATGCGGAGGTTGACTGGGAGGAGAAACTGTATTCGGCACTGGCTGTCATGCCCTGGGGCCCGGAGCCGGTGGAGGGGCAGCTGCATGACCTATGTAGGGCCCTGTGGGCTGCCAGCACTGGCCTGCTTAGTGAGGAGAGAGTGCTAAGCTCCTTACTGCGCCCTCGCTCTCACGCTGCTCTCTCCTTCTACTGCTCTCTGGCTGTGCAGTTCCAGAGAGACAAGCTGCTGAAGGACGTGGCCACATCACAAG TAGACCTGTCTGAAGCAGGGAAATTGATGCTTGGGCTCTGTTGTCATGCCGACCGTGTGTCTGCGTGGAAGGCCATCTGCTTTGATTGTCTGAGCAGCAATAAGCACTTCCTGGATCAGGTTCTG ATCACAGCGCTGGACCTGATAAGGAGGGAGGAGTTCTCCAGCGTGAAGGACCTAACAGCTGGCGAGTTCCAGCCTCTTTCCCGTCTCTTATTGCTCCTGGGTTGGACTCACTTGCAGAGCCTGGGTTCGGCACAAAAGCTGCTGGAAACTCTTCACCACAGTCAG GCACTAGCCAATGATTCTGTCCTGAAGGACTTTGTTGATGGTCTGTCCTCACAGTTAGCAGTTCTTGAGTGGTGTGCCAAAAACAGCCC aGGGACTCCCAGCGCAGCCCTCTTGGCTCAGCTGCACACTCTAGACAGCCACTCCTCCCTGTTCATCCTGCAGTCGTTGACCCCCCTGCCTCAGTTGGATGAGCGTAGGGTTCTGGAGCTGTTTGGGTTGGCCCACTCTCCCAACTCAG GTGATGCAGACACTGCCCATCCTGTCGACGCGCCAAATCTGTCTGCGCGGAGGAACGTGGTCCTCTTCCAGGGCTTCTGTGCCATGAAATATGCTCTATACGCAATTTGCGTCAATGCCCACAAGTACTCTGGGTGTAAGGACTGTTTAGTCGCAAAACAGTCGCAGGAGCTAGAATCAAACGTTGAGCAAGACCAGACTGCCGCTCTCACTCAAG gGTTTTCCGTCTTGTTTCAGTATTACCTGTCCGAATGCCAGCTTTACCTGGAAGCCGTGCCGGCCTTGTTCCGACTTGAACTCTTGGAGAACATCTTTTCGTTGCTATTTCTGTCTAGCGCCGACTTTGTCCTTAGTCCAGAGAGGGACATTGATCATGGCCTGTCCCATGAACAGCACTTGCCATCTGCGtgtgatttggaacagtctaaCAGTCCTGAATTCAGAAAGGAGATTATAGGTGGTGGAGTGGTGGTGGATGGACTTAAAATTCACTTGGAGCCAAGGGACGATTGGACCCTGCGGGAACCCCAGCACCCCGGAAGAGACACACTGCAAAATCTGTTGTGTAATTATGTGGATCTGGGCCATTTTATCCAGGGTTGCAAGGGATTCCTGGTAGATACAGTTGCTATGGAAGGTTTTCTGAAGCTTCTGAGAGAGAGTCTGGAGGGGGTTTGTGTGGTAGGCCAACGGGATGGCCAGGAAGAGGGAAGAGCGTTGGCTGGGGAGGAGGAGATGGCCGAGAGCCTGGGCTGCTCAGTAACTCCAGAGACATTCGGAACACGTCTCCAGAGGCTGTCCAAACGGATTGCTGAGGCACATTGGAGACTGCAGGTCATCACTAGTAAccatggcagcagcagcagcagtg ATGGGCAAATACCGACCACAAAATTAGTCAGCCCAGTTCCATCCCTGAAACACGACGGAGGgacgaagaggaggaagaagaccAGGCGACACCGTACGGAGCGACTTTTTTCGGCGGAGCAGCACAACGGCGAGGTCAGCACCAGCACGTCAG ATGGAGGTGGTGGCGTAGCGACCGCTCACACAGAGCAGGAGGCGTGTCCGTGTGGGGGTCCTCACAGCTGGCTAATTCCAGCCATGCTGTCGAGCCCAGAGTCACTGCTCATATCCTGTATCCGCCGGGGGAACTTTCTGGAAGCTCATCAG GTGTCTCTGATGTTTGGATTGGATGGCTCAGCCTGCTCTGGCGAGCTGGTGTTCATGGAGCACCACCAAGACGTTCTTGTGGAGCTGGGCTGCGTGGAGCAGAAGATAGAGAACCAGGTGGCAGATGGATCAGCCAGTGGACGCAGCAGACTTGGCAGCAGCGGAAGGTCCACGCTACAGGCCATCGGGAGTGCTGCCGCGGCAG GCATGGCCTTCTACTCCATCTCAGACATGGCAGATATGCTCCTCAGCACCCCAGGACGCCCAGTGCCCTCTTTGGAGGAGGGCTACTGGCTAAATCACAAGGTACCAGACCCCTCTGGCATGCTCCATGCTctgctggaggagctcagtccTGCCAGCATGGCGACCTTTGACCTGGCCTGCTGTCACTGCCTGCTGTGGAAGACTTCCCGGCAGCTGCTGGAGACAGCAGAGCGCAGGCTGAACATCCCTTTGGAAGAGCGAG GAGTAAGAACGGACTCTACAGGGCCCCATTCTCATGGGATTAAGGGGTTTCCTGCTGTGCTTCAGCAGATCAGCAAGATCATAAACCACACTGTCAGCGGCAAAGGTTCTGCCAGGGCCG AAGTGCCAAGCGaagagtctgcagctgcgaGTCCGTTTGGCTGCAGTGCTCGGGACGTGCTGCTCTGCTTGCATCCGGTTCTGACCGAAGAGGCCATTTCTGCACGACTCTCCCTAGCCCAACATCTAGAGCAGACCCTGTGTACCCTGGCATCCGCTACAGACTCTGCAG CTGATGGCCGTGTAGGTGGGGGTCTTCTGGCTGCCTTAGTGGAACAGGCGAGCCTCAAGCAGTCTGAGTTGGACTCTCATCCCGTGCGCTCCCAAATGAAGCAGTTACTCCGCACTTTGGACCAGCTCTGTCCTTATGAACCCGACAGCGCCCCCTTTAGGCCAGATTATGTGCGTAGCTTCCTAGACTACGTCAACACATTGGCTGTGGTGCTAGTCCGGAGCCTTAGTTCAGAAG ACCAAACAAGCGAAGTCAAGCTTGGGAACCCTCTACTAGTTCTGCTGCAACTTCCTTCTCAGCTGCTCTCTCACCTGCTCTTTGACCGCCAGGTTTCTCCCACCAG AGTGTCATCCTTGCTGGAACAGGAGGGTTTGGGTTTGAACATCCAGCAGGTGATCGTCCAGCGGTGCTGTGAGACGCTCCCAGTTTGGGAAACCTGCTGTGAAAGTATGGGAGAGACTGAGAGAACGACTGGGGGTCTCCTTAGCTTGAATAGTGTCAAAGTCTTCCTGCAGAAGTACAGTCAGGATCATCCTCTCACTGTGCGCCCCGGCAGCTGTGATGCTCTTCCCTCCTCTGATTCAGATGCATCTCCAGAGGAGGCCACTTCTCTAAGTTCAACCGCAAGCTCTTCACAGTCTTCCCCGGCATCCTCtagctcctccagctcccttcTTCTGACCCCCTCATCTctatccttcctgaagtcccaCTCCCCTATTCTGGCGGTTCTTGCCTGCCTGAGCGCCTGCCGAGGTGGAACTGGCCGGACCGGGTCAGCGTGGCCCAGCCTCCCTGCCTACTTCCGCAGTGGCCGAAAGGAGGGTGTCCTGGACATCGAACAAGTGGCTCGGGAAGCAGACGCACTGTTGAGGGACCTCCCGATCCTTCATGCCTACCTTCAGACCATGGCCCAGCCGGTGCTGGGGCCTGCAGGCAGCCCCGAAGGCACTGGTGCAGTGTCTAGCCTGAGTGTTGCCCTGTGTGGTTTGCCGCTAGCCAGTCTGCTGCTCTCCGGCCTGCATCAAGCCTCAGCCTCTTCTGCGGCTGCCGGAGCGTTCCAACAGGCGCTGACCACCCAAGACGTAGAACGTGCCTTAAATCTTTTAGAACTGTATGGGCGGGACAGCCACCAGGAGCGGATCCTACGGGACTCCTTGCTGGCATGTTCAGCCCTACAAG AGGGGAATAGGACTATGGAGCTTCTTTTTCGAGTGGAAGATGCGGAGCTGAGGGCGCGTGTGGCCCTTCAGGGCCTCGAGCAGTGGCCACTGGCATCGTGTCTCGAGCTGCTGCGGTTTTGCCTGAGCGACGGCAATACCGAGTGTAGCCTGAAGGAGGAGCTGGAACTGAAGAAGCAGGAACTTCAGATCTACCAAAGG ATGCTGAATTTACAACCTCCATTGCCCTGGGCAACATGGCAGGAACTGAAAGTTCAGTCTGGGTGCAACACTGAGGCAGTCTTCTCCCTGATGCTGGAAGCCAAT GAATTCCAGTTATGTGGACAGTGGGTGCAGCTATATCCAGTTGCTATGCAACTAAGACTACAGCTCCAGACCAAACACCTGCTTCACCTGCTGGAGAGGGGCCAGATGGAAGAAGCCTTTCAG CTGCTGGAGAGTCTGACGGACTCAGCCCTGTGTTTGGAAGTTTGTGAGCATGCGCTGGACCGACGGCCTGGGTTGGCTGCGTGTCACTTCCTGGCCGACTACCTTACGCTGCATTTCCAGGACGGCATGTCCCCTGCCCGGCGTCATCTCATCCATGCCCTGCATCTAGGCTCCAAG GTGCTGCTGACCCTGGCCCCAGATGCTCAGGACGACTACTTCCCATTGCTGTCAAACCCCCTGCTCATGCTGGAGCAGCTGCTCATGAACCTGAAAGTGGACTGGGCGGCAGTTGCAGTGCGCACGCTTCGGGGCCTACTGCTGGGCCAGGAGTGCATCATCAGTCCCGGCGATATTGACGCACTGCTGTCCAGTTATGCCCGCAAGGCCCTGGAGTTCCCTTACGCTCCCAGAGAGAGGATACGTTCTG ACTCGGTCATTAGTCTTCAAGACGTCCTGATGCAGTGTCCTGCTCAAGAGAGCAGCTCCTCCTCGGCAAGTGTGGAGACGTCACCTTCCACTTCAG GCAGCACCCCTGTGCACACACCTTCCTCTGGAGGGGGTCGCAGAACCAGGCCCACTGCTCATTTCACACCCCCAGAAAAACCCCCCAGCCGCAAAGACTGGATCCCTGACGATCAGCAATCTGTCTGCATGGTTTGTCTCCGTGAGAGGTTCACCATG TTCAACAGAAGGCACCATTGCCGGCGTTGTGGGCGTCTGGTGTGCCAGGCGTGCTCCGGGCACCGCATGTCGGTCGAGGGCTTTGCCGAGGACTCGTCGCGAGTGTGCGACCAGTGCTACAGCTACTTCCACCCTGT CACCGATGAGGAAATGGAACCTGCAGAAG CTGGCAGTCCTCTGAATAATGAAGAGTGTTTCGGTGGGGTCCTTACGTTGCCTGAGGTTCCACGGCGGCAGTATCGCCTCAGCATGGATCCTGCCGAGAACCTGCAGCTGCAGAGCGAGTTCTACTACGAGCAG GCTCCCAGTGCTTCGCTATGCATCGCTATCCTCTCTCTGCACAGCGACCATGTGGTCTGTGGCCACCAGTTAATCGATCACTGCCATTCTCTCTCACGGGGCCTGACTAACCCCGAGGTCGATGCCAGACTCCTTACTGACATCATGCGGCAGCTGCTCTTCAGCGCCAAGCTCATGTTCGTCAAGGCAGGCCAGAGCCAGGACCTTGCGCTGTGTGACAG TTATATAAGCAAAGTGGATGTACTTAAGATTCTGGTAGCGGCGAACTACAAGTATGTTCCTTCTCTGGACGATATTTCGGAATCCGCTGCCATAACGAGGCTTCGCAACCAGCTACTGGAGGCAGAGTACTATCAGCTAGCTGTAGAG GTGTCCACTAAAAGTGCCCTGGACCCCAGCGGGGTGTGGCATGCTTGGGGAATAGCTTCCCTGAAGGCTGGCAGTCTGACGATTGCACGGGAGAAATTTGCTCGCTGTCTGAAGGCTCCAGTTGACCGTAACCAGCTCAACCGTGGTCCGCGACTGTTACGGGAGATAATTCAGCACCTGGAGTCTATAGTGTGGTCCTCACATACTCAG TATGCTGAGGAGGACATCTTGGCATCCCTGCGGGAGCTGGAGGAGACTCTGGCTGATCCGGGCTTGCAAGACCGCTCCAACGGGCAGGGCCAGCAAAACTGTTACTACGAGGAATGCCTCTATTACCTGCACCACTATGGCACTCACCTGGCAATAGTTAGCTTTCACATGCGGCATGATGACATGAAGGGGGCGCTGTTGCATCTACGCAGCAAG GAGTGCCCAGAGGAGGTGTTCCTGGAGGGTGTCCTGCAGCCCAGTCTAGAGCAAGGACGCCTGGGGGCCCTACAGGGGCTCTTGGAGGGACTTGACCCCAGCCTGGAGAACTGGAGCCACTACCTCATTGCCTCCTGCCAGTTTCTGCAGCGTCGCGGACATTTTCACACCCTCTACCAGCTGCAGCAATTCATGATG GACCATGTGCGGGCGGCCATGACTTGCATCCGCTTCTTTGCACACGGTGCCAAGTCCTACTTGCAGCTCGGTGAGCAGCAGCGCTGGCTGGTGAGGGCCAAGGAGCACCTGAGAACCTACCTGCAAGAACAGCAAGGCCGCTGCTCCAGCCGCAGGAAGTCCTCCAGTACCTTCCGCAAGAAGATGTCCTCCTCTGATGTATCCCG ACACATGAACACCATTGAGCTGCAGTTGGAGGTGACGCGCTTCCTGCACCGCTGCGAGAGTTCCGCAGGCTCtggccccaccccccaaactcAGCACCCAGCTAGCaacgcccccccacccaccctctTCGGGGGCAGCCCCATGAAGATCGATGTGGCCTGTAAG GTCATGCTGGGGGGGAAGAATATTGAAGAAGGATTTGGAATCGCATACAGAGTGATTCAG GACTTTCAGCTGGAATCTCTGGCGGTGTACATGCGGACGGGCCAGTGGCTTGTTCGCCAGCGGCAGTACGGGGCAGTGAGGCAGCTTCTGAGGTGTGTAGGGGAGTCGGGGGCTGCCACCAAGAATGACTGTGACAGGATTGTGCTGAGCTGCGTCTCTGCTGCCGACAAAGGACCTGCCGAT gCTAAAGAGCTAGAGAGTCTGATTTTGGAGTCAAAGAGTGTAGAGAACAAG ATAAACGCCTACCTGCTGTGCAGCAAACTGCGTGCCGCGTACCTGCTGGCAGTAAAACTGGAGGCAAGCCGCGCCGGGCCCCTGGTGGAGGAAGTCATGCAAGCCGCAGAAAAGACCGGAGACTCAATCATGCAGGACATCTGCCGCCAGTGGCTGGCAGAGCACCAGGACCGGCCCCCGAGGCCGCAGGGGCGCAGCAACGCCAGATGA